Proteins co-encoded in one Haladaptatus sp. ZSTT2 genomic window:
- a CDS encoding AMP-binding protein — protein sequence MDTFADLLARERRSGAPALRTHGSRIRRYTYTQLCTLSWQSGSVLRHVGVAKGRKVALAASQSPEPVLTFLGAGLLGAVVEFEPDTEVDARALVAPSTTIADYELPPGGQRIAYGERPDDPSTMFFEKEVWSENPVIPPIDISSDDAVLAADVEVYTQGQLLAAAERVIEEYDITDEDEVIIRTPLTEPGTVVAGILAPLVVGGTIVFPGEDGEGTVAVADGDAPESRVIELADVQVD from the coding sequence ATGGACACGTTCGCCGACCTGCTGGCAAGAGAGCGCCGAAGTGGTGCTCCCGCCCTTCGGACACACGGGAGTCGCATCCGGCGGTACACCTACACCCAACTGTGTACCCTCTCGTGGCAGTCGGGGAGCGTCCTTCGCCACGTCGGCGTCGCCAAGGGAAGAAAGGTCGCGCTCGCCGCCTCACAGTCTCCTGAGCCGGTGCTCACCTTCCTCGGCGCTGGCCTCCTCGGCGCAGTGGTTGAGTTCGAACCCGACACAGAGGTGGACGCTCGCGCGCTCGTCGCACCTTCTACAACCATCGCGGACTACGAACTCCCGCCGGGCGGCCAGCGAATCGCCTACGGCGAACGCCCCGACGACCCTTCCACGATGTTTTTTGAGAAGGAAGTCTGGAGCGAGAACCCGGTGATTCCACCCATCGACATTTCATCAGACGACGCAGTATTGGCGGCCGATGTCGAGGTCTACACGCAGGGACAGTTGCTTGCAGCGGCTGAGCGAGTGATTGAGGAATACGACATCACCGACGAGGACGAAGTCATCATTCGCACGCCGCTCACCGAACCCGGAACGGTGGTCGCCGGGATTCTCGCACCGCTCGTGGTCGGTGGGACGATTGTGTTCCCCGGCGAGGATGGGGAGGGGACGGTTGCGGTCGCAGACGGTGACGCTCCCGAGTCGCGCGTGATTGAGTTAGCAGACGTGCAAGTCGACTGA
- the dnaJ gene encoding molecular chaperone DnaJ, giving the protein MSEDFYEVLGVSRDADEDDIKSAFRKKAAKYHPDVSDEPDAEEKFKQVKKAKEVLSDEEKRSAYDRMGHERFEQAEKRGGFDGGAGGAGGFGGGFGGGSGGMGGMNDIFEQFFGGGRSQRNGPRQGQNLRTSMTITLQDAHDGLQRQFTLTRPEACDDCGGKGYPEDADAETCPQCDGRGQTTHVQQTPLGRIQQTQTCNHCGGEGTLYSETCDTCHGDGRVRREATLSVDVPAGIRDGQTLRMDGEGAPGEKGGPNGDLLIDIQIEPHPDFERDGDDLYYRHPISFPQAVFGDKVEIETLEGSVTMDIPKGTQSGETFRLKGKGMPRLRRRSKGSMFVQVQVVTPEKLNKEQKKALKEFAEAGGEEVEVSEGFFEKLKNSF; this is encoded by the coding sequence ATGAGCGAGGACTTCTACGAAGTGCTCGGCGTCTCTCGTGACGCTGACGAAGATGACATCAAGAGTGCCTTCCGCAAGAAGGCCGCGAAGTATCACCCAGACGTCAGTGACGAACCCGACGCAGAAGAGAAGTTCAAGCAGGTGAAGAAAGCGAAGGAGGTTCTCTCTGACGAGGAAAAACGAAGCGCCTACGACCGGATGGGTCACGAACGCTTCGAGCAGGCAGAAAAGCGCGGCGGCTTCGACGGAGGTGCGGGCGGAGCCGGTGGCTTTGGCGGCGGTTTCGGTGGCGGAAGTGGCGGCATGGGCGGGATGAACGACATCTTCGAGCAGTTCTTCGGCGGCGGTCGGAGCCAGCGCAACGGCCCGCGACAGGGCCAGAACCTCCGCACGTCGATGACCATCACCCTCCAAGACGCCCACGACGGCCTCCAGCGCCAGTTCACGCTCACCCGACCCGAGGCGTGTGACGACTGTGGCGGCAAGGGCTACCCCGAAGACGCAGACGCAGAGACCTGCCCGCAGTGTGACGGGCGCGGCCAGACCACACACGTCCAACAGACGCCGCTCGGGCGCATCCAGCAGACTCAGACGTGTAACCACTGTGGCGGCGAAGGAACGCTCTACTCAGAGACGTGTGACACCTGCCACGGCGACGGGCGCGTGCGCCGCGAAGCAACCCTTTCGGTCGATGTCCCCGCGGGCATCCGCGACGGCCAGACTCTCCGGATGGACGGCGAGGGTGCACCCGGCGAGAAGGGTGGCCCCAACGGTGACCTCCTCATCGACATTCAAATCGAACCGCACCCGGACTTCGAACGCGACGGCGACGACCTCTACTATCGCCACCCAATCTCCTTCCCACAGGCCGTCTTTGGTGACAAGGTTGAAATCGAGACGCTGGAGGGAAGCGTCACGATGGACATCCCAAAGGGGACGCAGTCGGGCGAAACCTTCCGCCTGAAGGGCAAAGGGATGCCACGCCTCCGCCGTCGGAGCAAGGGAAGCATGTTCGTCCAAGTGCAGGTCGTCACGCCAGAGAAACTCAACAAAGAGCAAAAGAAGGCACTCAAGGAGTTCGCCGAAGCAGGCGGCGAGGAAGTCGAAGTCAGCGAAGGCTTCTTCGAGAAGTTGAAAAACAGTTTCTAA
- a CDS encoding Rieske (2Fe-2S) protein: MATEADFVPVASLAALKADGTTIVSHHGRSVALFYHEDQVYAVDNRCPHMGFPLSKGTVDEGVLTCHWHHARFELSCGDTFDPWADDVQTFPVRVEGDDILIDPDPEPTVPPATHWRNRLADGLQENLRLVIAKAVIGLADEGEDVAVPIKTGVDFGTKYRDAGWGSGLTVHAAMANILPALSDVDQKRALYTGLRYVANDAAGEPPRFEQPGFTTTDVSKDRLKTWFRETIEVRDNDPSERTLRTAIGTLSPEEVAEIMYTAATDHRYLNAGHSFDFVNKAFEVLDHIGWENAPNVLPTLVDELTGATRSEELSSWRQPIDVAGLLSEAYDNLDEMVATGAGKTWEEPADFTETLLADDPHAIVDALVEAVKSGATTTELAHAVSIAAMRRVAHFGTANEFTDWNTVHHTFTYANAVEQATRRTDATELYRGIFDGAISVYLDRFLNMPPAPLPEPGESDADPAEIRARLMDVFDEEGEVNKAATLVSEHFDADGDPTELMQTLGEALLREDANFHTLQNLEACFKQFEVAESESEKRLALMTVARYMAAHFPTRREAEQTFTIASRLHRGEKIYEA; the protein is encoded by the coding sequence ATGGCTACAGAAGCCGACTTCGTCCCGGTCGCCTCGCTCGCAGCCCTCAAAGCAGACGGGACGACCATCGTTTCACACCACGGCCGCTCGGTCGCGCTGTTCTACCACGAAGACCAGGTGTATGCGGTGGACAATCGCTGTCCGCACATGGGTTTTCCGCTCTCGAAAGGCACGGTCGATGAAGGCGTCCTCACCTGCCACTGGCACCACGCTCGCTTCGAACTCTCCTGTGGCGACACCTTCGACCCGTGGGCCGACGACGTGCAAACGTTCCCCGTCCGCGTCGAGGGTGACGACATCCTCATCGACCCCGACCCCGAACCGACCGTCCCACCGGCCACCCACTGGCGAAATCGACTGGCAGACGGGCTGCAAGAGAATTTACGGCTCGTCATCGCCAAAGCCGTCATCGGCCTCGCAGACGAGGGTGAAGATGTCGCAGTTCCTATCAAAACCGGCGTCGATTTCGGCACCAAGTACCGCGACGCGGGCTGGGGGAGTGGCCTAACCGTCCACGCCGCGATGGCGAACATCCTCCCCGCGCTCTCAGACGTAGACCAGAAACGCGCCCTCTACACCGGGCTCAGGTACGTCGCAAACGACGCCGCAGGCGAGCCGCCGCGCTTCGAGCAACCCGGGTTCACCACCACGGACGTGTCGAAAGATCGCCTGAAGACGTGGTTCCGTGAGACAATCGAAGTCCGGGACAACGACCCCTCAGAGCGCACTCTCCGCACCGCCATCGGTACGCTCTCACCGGAGGAAGTCGCAGAAATCATGTACACCGCCGCGACCGACCACCGGTATCTGAACGCGGGCCACTCCTTTGACTTCGTGAACAAGGCGTTCGAAGTGCTCGACCACATCGGCTGGGAGAACGCCCCAAACGTCCTCCCGACGCTCGTAGACGAACTCACGGGCGCGACGCGCAGTGAGGAACTCTCCTCGTGGCGACAGCCAATCGACGTGGCCGGCCTGCTCTCTGAGGCATACGACAATCTCGATGAAATGGTCGCAACCGGCGCAGGAAAGACGTGGGAGGAACCCGCCGATTTCACCGAAACCCTGCTCGCGGACGACCCACACGCGATTGTCGATGCGCTCGTCGAGGCCGTCAAATCGGGCGCGACCACGACGGAACTCGCCCACGCCGTCTCCATCGCGGCGATGCGCCGAGTCGCCCACTTTGGCACGGCAAACGAGTTCACCGACTGGAACACCGTCCACCACACCTTCACCTACGCGAACGCGGTGGAGCAAGCCACCCGTCGCACCGACGCCACAGAACTGTATCGGGGAATCTTCGACGGCGCGATTTCGGTGTATCTCGACCGGTTCCTCAACATGCCTCCCGCACCACTCCCGGAACCCGGTGAGTCCGACGCCGACCCGGCCGAGATTCGCGCCCGCCTCATGGACGTGTTCGACGAGGAAGGCGAGGTGAACAAGGCAGCAACACTCGTGAGCGAGCACTTCGATGCGGACGGCGACCCAACCGAACTGATGCAGACGCTCGGCGAAGCCCTGCTCCGCGAGGACGCGAACTTCCACACGCTCCAGAACTTAGAAGCCTGCTTCAAGCAGTTCGAGGTGGCAGAATCCGAGTCTGAAAAACGACTCGCGTTGATGACCGTCGCGCGCTACATGGCCGCTCACTTCCCGACGCGCCGGGAGGCAGAACAGACGTTCACGATCGCCTCGCGCTTGCACCGCGGCGAGAAAATTTACGAGGCGTAA
- a CDS encoding GYD domain-containing protein translates to MPTYITLWKYTQKGIENIDDSPDRLDAATDLISSVGGELTAFYLTMGAYDIVTIAEFPDDDAAAKVLLRISQGGSVSPHTMKAWPEADYRDLIASLP, encoded by the coding sequence ATGCCAACGTACATCACACTCTGGAAGTACACCCAGAAAGGCATCGAAAACATCGATGACAGCCCCGACCGACTGGATGCGGCCACTGACCTCATTTCGTCAGTCGGCGGTGAATTGACGGCGTTCTATCTCACGATGGGGGCGTACGACATCGTGACCATCGCCGAATTCCCAGACGACGACGCAGCGGCGAAAGTACTGCTTCGAATCAGTCAGGGTGGGTCAGTCAGTCCCCACACAATGAAGGCGTGGCCGGAGGCAGACTACCGCGACCTCATTGCGAGTCTGCCCTGA
- the dnaK gene encoding molecular chaperone DnaK, producing MASNKILGIDLGTTNSAFAVMEGGDPEIIVNSEGDRTTPSVVAFTDDGERLVGKPAKNQAIQNPEKTIQSIKRHMGDEYAVDIDGEDYTPEQISAMILQKIKRDAEDYLGDELEKAVITVPAYFNDRQRQATKDAGEIAGFEVERIVNEPTAASMAYGLDDDSDQTVLVFDLGGGTFDVSILDLGGGVYEVVATNGDNDLGGDDWDQAIIDWLAEEFEAEHGIDLRDDRQALQRLKDAAEEAKIELSSRKQTEINLPFITATDDGPVHLEKDLSRAKFENLTKDLIERTVGPTKQALEDAGYSASDIDEVILVGGSTRMPQVTEKVADVVGQEPKKNVNPDEAVALGAAIQGGVLSGDVDDIVLLDVTPLSLGIEVKGGLFERLIEKNTTIPTEESKVFTTAAPNQTSVQVRVFQGEREIANKNELLGEFQLTGIPPAPAGTPQIEVTFNIDENGIVNVEAEDKGSGNAESITIEGGAGLSDDEIDRMTQEAEQHAEEDKERRRLIEARNEAEGSVQRAKTLLDENEENVDDELREEIEASIEEVEATLEDEDADADELEAATEDLAESLQEIGKRMYQQQQAQQQAAGGAGMGGMGGMDGDADAETNGGDEYVDADFEDVEDDDK from the coding sequence ATGGCGAGCAACAAGATTCTCGGTATCGACCTTGGTACCACGAACAGCGCGTTCGCGGTCATGGAGGGCGGAGACCCCGAGATTATCGTCAACAGTGAAGGGGACCGAACCACGCCCTCGGTGGTCGCGTTCACCGACGATGGCGAACGGTTAGTCGGGAAACCGGCCAAAAACCAGGCCATCCAGAACCCAGAAAAGACCATTCAATCGATCAAGCGCCACATGGGCGATGAGTACGCCGTCGATATCGACGGCGAGGACTACACGCCCGAGCAGATTTCGGCGATGATTCTCCAGAAAATCAAGCGAGACGCCGAGGACTACCTCGGCGACGAACTGGAGAAAGCGGTCATCACCGTTCCTGCCTACTTCAACGACCGCCAGCGCCAAGCGACGAAAGACGCCGGCGAAATCGCTGGCTTCGAAGTCGAGCGCATTGTCAACGAGCCAACCGCCGCGTCGATGGCGTACGGCTTAGACGACGACTCAGACCAGACAGTCCTCGTCTTCGACCTCGGTGGCGGGACGTTCGACGTCTCTATCCTCGACCTCGGCGGCGGCGTCTACGAAGTGGTCGCCACGAACGGAGACAACGACCTCGGTGGCGACGATTGGGACCAGGCTATCATCGACTGGCTCGCAGAAGAGTTCGAAGCCGAACACGGCATCGACCTCCGCGACGACCGGCAGGCCCTCCAGCGTCTGAAGGACGCCGCAGAGGAGGCCAAAATCGAACTCTCCAGCCGCAAGCAGACGGAGATTAACCTCCCGTTCATCACGGCCACGGACGATGGCCCGGTTCATCTCGAAAAAGACCTCTCTCGTGCGAAGTTCGAGAACCTGACGAAAGACCTCATCGAGCGCACCGTCGGCCCGACGAAGCAGGCCCTCGAAGACGCGGGCTACTCCGCCTCCGACATCGACGAGGTCATCCTCGTCGGCGGCTCGACGCGCATGCCACAGGTCACCGAAAAGGTGGCAGACGTCGTTGGCCAAGAGCCAAAGAAGAACGTCAACCCGGACGAAGCCGTCGCGCTCGGCGCGGCGATTCAGGGTGGCGTTCTCTCCGGAGATGTGGACGACATCGTCCTGCTCGACGTGACGCCGCTCAGCCTCGGTATCGAGGTCAAAGGCGGCCTGTTCGAGCGCCTCATCGAGAAGAACACGACCATCCCGACCGAGGAGTCGAAGGTGTTCACCACCGCCGCGCCGAACCAGACCTCGGTGCAGGTTCGCGTGTTCCAGGGCGAACGCGAGATTGCAAACAAGAACGAACTCTTAGGCGAGTTCCAGCTAACGGGCATCCCACCCGCACCCGCCGGAACCCCACAGATCGAAGTCACGTTCAACATCGACGAAAACGGTATCGTGAACGTCGAAGCAGAGGACAAAGGCTCCGGCAACGCAGAGTCCATCACCATCGAAGGCGGTGCTGGCCTCTCCGACGATGAAATCGACCGCATGACCCAAGAGGCAGAACAGCACGCAGAAGAGGACAAAGAACGCCGTCGCCTCATCGAGGCTCGCAACGAGGCAGAAGGCTCCGTCCAGCGTGCAAAGACCCTGCTCGACGAAAACGAGGAGAACGTGGACGACGAACTCCGCGAGGAAATCGAAGCGTCAATCGAGGAAGTCGAGGCAACCCTCGAAGACGAGGACGCAGACGCGGACGAACTCGAAGCCGCGACCGAAGACCTCGCAGAGAGCCTCCAAGAGATTGGCAAGCGCATGTACCAGCAACAGCAGGCCCAGCAACAGGCCGCAGGCGGCGCTGGTATGGGCGGCATGGGTGGCATGGACGGCGACGCCGATGCCGAAACCAACGGTGGCGACGAGTACGTCGACGCCGACTTCGAAGACGTTGAAGACGACGACAAGTAG
- a CDS encoding nucleotide exchange factor GrpE — MAAGASVLGMSENQGTEEPVPDAEPEDAPEAVADTEDDAFSELVARVAETEPEQLAREIESLREQAAATEELEAEREDLESRLKRKQAEFQNYKKRMKKRREQEKQRATEDLVERLIDVRDNLARALDEADESADSDIVSGVESTLRQFDRILEDENVVEIRPEPGSEVDPQRHEVMLRVESDQPADTIAEVFQSGYEMADRVLRPAQVTVSDAE; from the coding sequence ATGGCCGCTGGCGCGTCTGTGTTAGGCATGAGTGAAAATCAGGGCACAGAGGAGCCTGTGCCTGACGCAGAACCCGAGGACGCCCCAGAGGCCGTGGCAGACACCGAGGACGATGCGTTTTCTGAACTCGTTGCCCGCGTCGCGGAGACGGAGCCAGAACAACTGGCCCGCGAAATCGAGTCGCTCCGCGAGCAGGCAGCGGCTACAGAAGAACTCGAAGCAGAACGCGAGGACTTAGAAAGTCGCCTGAAGCGAAAACAAGCCGAGTTCCAGAACTACAAAAAGCGGATGAAAAAACGCCGCGAGCAGGAAAAACAGCGCGCGACCGAAGACCTAGTCGAACGCCTCATCGACGTGCGCGACAACCTCGCGCGAGCGCTCGACGAAGCCGACGAGTCTGCAGACTCGGACATCGTGAGCGGCGTCGAATCGACGCTTCGGCAGTTCGACCGCATCCTAGAAGACGAAAACGTAGTCGAGATCCGCCCAGAGCCGGGCAGCGAGGTAGACCCCCAGCGCCACGAAGTCATGTTGCGTGTCGAGAGCGACCAGCCCGCAGACACCATCGCAGAGGTGTTCCAGTCGGGCTACGAGATGGCAGACCGCGTCCTGCGCCCGGCGCAGGTGACGGTCAGCGACGCTGAGTAA
- a CDS encoding DEAD/DEAH box helicase family protein yields the protein MSAVTLTFEDGTIRVSGLTERTARDLPHVEYDPRSKTARAPAMHYPEIRDALAAAADVDDCVLSLAAVPSLSSTYDLRPYQQAALDAWQAAGNRGVLELPTGSGKTVIGLGAIEALQTPTLVVVPTIDLLTQWRDELETEFDCPIGQLGGGEQTLEPITVSTYHSAYLKADSIGDRFGLVIFDEVHHLGGEGFRQIARLLAAPARLGLTATFEREDDAHEVIETLVGPLCYTIEIDDLAGEHLANYDIKRLTVELTPEERREYERHQSVFTDYLAASNIHLRSGSDYQKLVMRSGTDPRAREALLAKQRAREVMMNSQAKLDSLATILNRHRGDRIIVFTAHNALVYRISERFLIPAITHRTGTKERRDVLRKFRSGEFSRVVTANVLDEGVDVPDANVAVVLSGSGSEREFTQRLGRILRPKADGGRAVLYELVSKETAEEGVANRRR from the coding sequence GTGTCTGCGGTCACTCTCACTTTCGAAGACGGGACGATTCGCGTGTCCGGACTCACAGAGCGAACCGCCCGCGACCTCCCGCACGTCGAGTACGACCCTCGCTCGAAGACGGCGCGCGCACCGGCGATGCACTACCCAGAAATTCGTGACGCGCTCGCCGCAGCCGCCGACGTAGACGACTGCGTCCTCTCGCTTGCGGCCGTCCCCTCCCTTTCTTCCACGTACGACCTTCGACCCTACCAACAGGCTGCCCTCGATGCGTGGCAAGCGGCGGGCAACCGTGGCGTCCTCGAACTGCCGACGGGAAGCGGGAAAACCGTCATCGGCCTCGGCGCAATCGAAGCCTTGCAGACCCCGACGCTCGTTGTCGTTCCGACCATCGACCTGCTCACCCAGTGGCGCGACGAACTCGAAACCGAGTTCGACTGCCCGATTGGCCAGCTCGGCGGTGGTGAGCAAACGCTCGAACCAATCACCGTCTCAACCTATCACTCGGCGTATCTCAAAGCCGATTCCATCGGCGACCGCTTCGGCCTCGTCATCTTCGACGAGGTTCACCACCTCGGCGGCGAAGGGTTTCGCCAGATTGCTCGCCTGCTCGCCGCGCCCGCTCGGCTCGGACTCACGGCGACGTTCGAGCGCGAAGACGACGCCCACGAGGTGATCGAGACGCTCGTTGGCCCGCTTTGCTACACCATCGAGATAGACGACCTCGCGGGCGAGCACCTCGCGAACTACGACATCAAACGGCTCACCGTCGAGTTGACGCCGGAGGAACGCCGCGAGTACGAGCGCCACCAGTCGGTGTTCACCGACTACCTCGCCGCCTCGAACATCCACCTCAGAAGCGGGAGCGACTACCAGAAACTTGTGATGCGCTCTGGCACCGACCCCCGCGCCCGCGAAGCCCTGCTCGCCAAACAACGCGCCCGTGAGGTGATGATGAACTCACAGGCGAAACTCGACTCCCTCGCGACCATTCTCAACCGCCATCGCGGCGACCGCATCATTGTCTTCACCGCGCACAACGCCCTCGTCTACCGCATCTCAGAGCGGTTTCTCATCCCAGCGATTACCCACCGGACGGGAACAAAAGAGCGCCGCGATGTTCTCCGAAAATTCCGAAGCGGCGAGTTCTCGCGGGTCGTCACCGCGAACGTGCTCGACGAAGGCGTGGACGTACCAGACGCGAACGTCGCCGTCGTCCTTTCGGGAAGCGGGAGCGAGCGCGAGTTCACCCAGCGCCTCGGGCGAATCCTCCGGCCGAAGGCCGACGGTGGTCGGGCGGTGTTGTACGAACTCGTGAGCAAGGAGACGGCCGAAGAAGGGGTCGCAAACAGACGGCGATAG
- a CDS encoding DUF790 family protein codes for MLTKDLLRVSRAGGGYTPQFASREERPLAARVIGTYQGHVGETRARLEEALTRLEADADFKLVRGLAKLVEREAVFETDAPLPPERTRASVFAAAEAVGVVTEAERAEALEQAAQSLATTTETVSQSLYADLEERQVLTSLSVRWTPDELLAQYNLSLAQTALFDATELRIRSSDPKALISAVKRLRLMYEIRKTDASREVVVTGPTGLFQTSRRYGTRFARLLRSVAKAPEWRIEATIDDRGTERLLTLTQDDVSVPGTEPVTDVTFDSGVEAEFAARFTALDLDWNLVREPEPLEAGASVMIPDFAFDWKHAPFRIYFEIMGFWTPEYVAKKLGQMDVVEDVELLVAVDSTLGVGEEIAARDHRAIPYTGSVRVKDVVDVLREYEQELVEQSAADLPVELSPDEAVITLETLAHDLGVSESVLSDKMFPDHERVGRTLVRPHILDSLRSELHAGMSLSEAETMFSRYEVDDVSAALSRLGFRVAWEGLSGGTIREK; via the coding sequence GTGCTCACGAAAGACCTCCTCCGGGTGTCGCGGGCGGGCGGTGGTTACACGCCACAGTTTGCCAGTCGCGAAGAGCGCCCACTCGCCGCGCGCGTCATCGGAACCTATCAAGGCCACGTCGGCGAGACTCGCGCCCGCTTAGAGGAGGCACTCACTCGCCTCGAAGCCGATGCCGACTTCAAACTCGTTCGCGGGCTTGCCAAACTGGTTGAACGCGAGGCCGTATTCGAGACGGACGCGCCGCTCCCGCCGGAGCGCACTCGGGCAAGCGTGTTCGCCGCCGCAGAAGCCGTCGGCGTAGTGACGGAAGCAGAACGCGCAGAAGCTCTCGAACAAGCTGCTCAGTCGCTGGCCACCACCACGGAAACCGTCTCCCAATCGCTCTACGCAGACCTCGAAGAACGACAGGTGCTCACCTCGCTGTCTGTTCGCTGGACTCCCGACGAACTACTTGCGCAGTACAATCTCTCGCTCGCCCAAACCGCTCTGTTCGACGCGACGGAACTCAGAATCCGAAGCAGCGACCCGAAGGCGCTGATCTCCGCCGTCAAGCGCCTCCGGCTGATGTACGAGATTCGCAAGACGGATGCGAGCCGTGAGGTGGTCGTCACCGGCCCGACCGGCCTGTTCCAGACGAGTCGGCGCTACGGCACGCGCTTTGCCCGCCTGCTCAGGTCGGTCGCAAAGGCTCCCGAGTGGCGCATCGAAGCCACCATCGACGACCGCGGAACAGAACGCCTGTTGACCCTCACGCAGGACGACGTGTCCGTCCCCGGCACGGAGCCGGTCACCGACGTGACGTTCGACAGCGGCGTCGAAGCCGAGTTCGCGGCGCGTTTTACCGCCCTCGACCTCGATTGGAACCTCGTGCGCGAACCCGAACCACTCGAAGCGGGCGCGAGCGTGATGATTCCGGATTTCGCCTTCGACTGGAAGCACGCGCCGTTTCGCATCTATTTCGAAATCATGGGCTTCTGGACGCCCGAATACGTCGCAAAGAAACTCGGGCAGATGGACGTGGTCGAAGACGTCGAACTCCTCGTCGCCGTCGATAGCACCCTCGGCGTCGGCGAAGAAATCGCCGCCCGCGACCACCGCGCGATTCCCTACACCGGCTCCGTCCGCGTCAAAGACGTGGTGGACGTGCTCCGTGAGTACGAACAGGAGTTGGTCGAACAGAGCGCCGCAGACCTCCCAGTAGAACTCTCGCCCGACGAAGCTGTGATTACCCTCGAAACGCTCGCCCATGACCTTGGCGTGAGCGAATCGGTGCTCTCTGACAAGATGTTTCCTGACCACGAACGTGTGGGGCGGACGCTCGTCCGTCCGCACATTCTCGATTCACTACGGAGTGAACTCCACGCTGGAATGTCGCTGAGTGAAGCCGAAACTATGTTTTCGAGGTACGAGGTGGATGACGTGAGTGCGGCGCTCTCCAGATTGGGGTTCCGGGTGGCGTGGGAAGGACTGAGCGGCGGGACGATTCGTGAGAAATAA
- a CDS encoding Lrp/AsnC family transcriptional regulator, whose protein sequence is MGRDLDDVDRSILYMLQRDARNTTAQQIADRAGVSASTVRNRIDQLEADGIIKGYHPEIDYEAANLPLQVTFIVSVPPTVLEEYSTKLRGIQGVIDVREMLTGRRNLHVDVVGTSSGDLTRITDSIHNIGGEIESSEVMRKRHVQPFNHFFLQGTEQSNAHAENTSVTESDK, encoded by the coding sequence ATGGGTCGCGACCTCGACGATGTTGATCGAAGTATTCTCTATATGTTACAACGAGACGCTCGGAATACGACTGCCCAACAGATAGCCGATAGGGCTGGCGTTTCAGCGAGCACAGTTCGCAATCGCATCGACCAACTCGAAGCAGACGGCATCATCAAAGGATACCATCCAGAGATTGACTACGAAGCGGCAAACCTCCCGTTACAGGTGACGTTTATCGTGAGCGTACCGCCGACGGTACTGGAGGAATATTCGACGAAATTGCGAGGGATTCAAGGCGTTATCGACGTTCGTGAGATGCTCACGGGTCGTCGGAATCTCCACGTTGACGTGGTTGGAACGAGTTCGGGAGATCTGACAAGGATTACTGATTCCATCCACAACATCGGTGGCGAAATCGAGAGCTCGGAAGTGATGAGAAAACGCCACGTTCAGCCGTTTAACCATTTCTTCTTGCAAGGAACCGAACAGAGCAACGCGCACGCTGAAAATACCTCAGTCACTGAGTCTGATAAGTGA
- a CDS encoding VOC family protein, with product MAPTDTEAYPMPLFCQLAVSDIEGSLAWYDALGFTTIYGMPVMSHVRYRKYADIMLVADEMRVGEELPASRGSGLSIYINVENESVDDVAARAKAYGVDIENGPTDTPWNTREVTVRDPDGYRVVFTEVADKARSFAEVMGDSTSESYEWDEATSAESE from the coding sequence ATGGCTCCGACCGACACTGAGGCGTATCCGATGCCGCTGTTTTGCCAACTTGCCGTCTCCGACATCGAAGGTTCGCTGGCGTGGTACGACGCCCTCGGCTTCACCACCATCTACGGAATGCCGGTGATGAGCCACGTCCGCTATCGCAAATACGCTGACATCATGCTCGTCGCAGACGAGATGCGCGTTGGCGAGGAACTTCCCGCGTCGCGGGGAAGCGGCCTCTCAATCTACATCAACGTCGAAAACGAGTCGGTCGATGACGTTGCTGCACGGGCCAAAGCGTACGGTGTGGACATCGAGAACGGGCCGACCGACACGCCGTGGAACACCCGCGAAGTCACCGTGCGCGACCCGGATGGCTACCGAGTCGTGTTCACCGAAGTCGCGGACAAAGCTCGCTCGTTTGCCGAAGTCATGGGTGACTCAACTTCGGAGAGCTACGAGTGGGACGAGGCCACGTCGGCCGAAAGCGAATAG